The following proteins come from a genomic window of Gossypium raimondii isolate GPD5lz chromosome 5, ASM2569854v1, whole genome shotgun sequence:
- the LOC105771368 gene encoding E3 ubiquitin-protein ligase RSL1 — protein MAKVSSDFDFAEEVYWSVLDGNEGGNLEDLDALLAEKLQFQEAIFLSVKENVSSSSSTSSSTLKVTSSSMPEHNKPGKSKKRVGPSSLSYCEICYDRKERHQMFRISGCSHSFCAGCISTYVKTRLEQNITIIMCPRENCKVPLELEACKPRFPKEVIELWGDLLRDELLCATGGQLYCPFKDCSALLLNDNHEVIAETECPYCHRLLCARCKVSWHSGISCEEYQKLSEDERGSEDLMVRNLAKEKKWNRCPRCHIIVERTEGCLHMTCWCKYEFCYACGAEWTHYHGGCQGN, from the exons ATGGCAAAAGTTTCATCTGATTTCGATTTTGCAGAAGAGGTTTATTGGTCAGTCCTTGATGGAAACGAAGGAGGTAATTTGGAAGACCTAGATGCCCTGTTAGCTGAAAAGTTGCAATTTCAAGAAGCAATATTCTTGTCGGTCAAAGAAAACGTCTCATCTTCGTCCTCAACCTCAAGCTCAACGTTGAAGGTGACAAGTTCGTCGATGCCTGAGCACAACAAGCCAGGGAAATCTAAAAAAAGAGTCGGTCCATCCTCCTTAAGTTACTGTGAGATATGTTATGATAGAAAAGAAAGGCATCAAATGTTCAGAATCTCGGGTTGCTCTCATTCATTTTGTGCTGGTTGTATTAGCACATACGTAAAGACAAGGCTAGAGCAAAACATAACCATAATCATGTGCCCAAGGGAGAACTGCAAAGTCCCATTGGAGCTTGAAGCGTGTAAGCCTCGGTTTCCTAAAGAGGTGATCGAACTTTGGGGGGATTTACTACGCGACGAACTACTTTGTGCGACGGGTGGGCAACTTTACTGTCCTTTCAAGGATTGTTCAGCTTTGTTGCTGAATGATAACCACGAAGTCATAGCAGAAACAGAGTGCCCCTACTGCCACAGGTTGCTCTGTGCTCGATGTAAAGTTTCATGGCATTCAGGGATCAGCTGTGAGGAATATCAGAAGCTGAGCGAAGATGAGAGAGGAAGTGAAGACCTGATGGTGAGGAACCTTGCCAAAGAGAAAAAATGGAATCGTTGTCCTCGTTGCCATATCATAGTTGAAAGAACCGAAGGTTGCCTACATATGACTTGCTG GTGTAAGTACGAATTTTGTTATGCGTGTGGAGCAGAGTGGACTCATTATCATGGTGGCTGTCAGGGCAACTGA